In Prunus dulcis chromosome 1, ALMONDv2, whole genome shotgun sequence, the following are encoded in one genomic region:
- the LOC117638382 gene encoding proline-rich receptor-like protein kinase PERK13 isoform X1: MCRFLLLFIFGVVWKLYLIAFYIGENWKGRKVDRTIKEEERYLLIKGRRIMAETDEPHPPDEQHASSTQHDQTNGSPPPHEQSPEQNKAPPENTPTPPSSPPPAQAAPAPKSETPPPSSPPPAPKASPPPKAAPPPSSPPPSSPPPASPPPSSPPPNSPPPSSPPPKAPTPSPPPHSPPPSTSSSRTPPSAPPPPPSTTPNKAPAPSSGGSSSSSPPTDSSQQGGSPQSPPTNSQSPPASPPPPVNPESTIPTTNPTALSPPNVPTPPTVSGTTPQPPPLSSNSTPTLSPPSNLNSSKSSEYTGGSSSRHTGTVVGLTVAGVFLVALLALIFVFIRRRKKQAQVYPPNYLPPTPGPPGSNLSGGYYLAQQQSPATSGPTESFYSSGPPGRSSFDNSYQAHSGDSGLIAATKVHFTYEELMEITNGFSRQNVLGEGGFGCVYKGWLPEGRVVAVKQLKAGSGQGEKEFRAEVEIISRVHHRHLVSLVGYCISDNERLLIYEFVPNKTLEHHLYGAGMPVLEWTRRMKIALGSAKGLAYLHEDCHPKIIHRDIKSANILLDDVFEAQVADFGLAKLTNDTNTHVSTRVMGTFGYMAPEYASSGKLTDRSDVFSFGVVLLELVTGCKPVDTSRPLGDESLVEWARPILLKALETGDLSELVDPRLEKHYVEAEMIRMIEAAAACVRHSALKRPRMAQVVRALDCEGELSDLCNGVKVGQSTAYDSGQYNEDIVRFRRTALGSEGSSEYEMSSTDFTTREISGPQSVWTRPDSSDESETRAFTTRGGEKGFSGTPGRHNF, translated from the exons ATGTGCAGGTTCTTGttgcttttcatttttggcGTTGTATGGAAACTTTACCTTATTGCCTTTTATATAGG AGAAAATTGGAAAGGACGAAAAGTTGATAGAACCAtaaaggaggaggagaggtACTTATTGATAAAGGGAAGGAGAATTATGGCAGAAACTGATGAACCTCATCCTCCTGACGAACAACACGCGAGCTCAACGCAGCATGACCAGACCAATGGATCGCCGCCGCCGCATGAGCAGAGTCCCGAGCAGAATAAAGCACCGCCAGagaacaccccgactccaccATCATCACCGCCGCCTGCGCAAGCTGCGCCGGCTCCAAAATCAGAGACTCCGCCTCCATCATCTCCGCCGCCTGCTCCGAAAGCTTCTCCACCTCCTAAAGCTGCACCGCCTCCGTCATCTCCGCCACCATCATCTCCTCCGCCTGCATCACCGCCGCCTTCTTCTCCACCCCCAAATTCACCACCACCGTCTTCTCCACCACCAAAAGCACCCACcccttctcctcctccccaCTCGCCACCACCgtcaacatcatcatcaagaaCACCACCTTCTgctccacctcctcctcctagTACTACTCCTAATAAAGCTCCTGCACCATCCTCCGGTGGttcgtcatcatcatcaccgcCAACTGATTCGTCACAACAAGGAGGCTCTCCTCAATCCCCACCCACTAACTCTCAGTCCCCTCCTGCATCCCCCCCACCTCCGGTGAATCCTGAAAGCACAATCCCAACCACCAACCCCACCGCCCTATCTCCTCCCAACGTTCCTACCCCTCCAACAGTTTCAGGAACCACACCTCAGCCCCCTCCTCTGTCTTCTAATTCCACCCCCACACTGTCCCCTCCCTCAAACTTAAATTCAAGTAAGTCTTCAGAGTACACGGGAGGAAGTAGCAGTAGGCATACAGGCACTGTTGTGGGGTTGACTGTAGCTGGAGTTTTCCTCGTTGCCTTGTTAGCTCTCATTTTTGTGTTCAtaagaaggagaaagaagCAGGCCCAAGTATATCCCCCCAATTACTTGCCTCCCACCCCTGGTCCTCCGGGCAGTAACTTATCGG GTGGATATTATCTTGCGCAGCAACAGAGTCCTGCAACTTCTGGTCCCACAGAAAGCTTCTATTCAAGTGGGCCGCCGGGACGTTCTTCTTTTGATAATAGCTATCAAGCGCACAGTGGAGATTCTGGTCTCATAGCTGCtactaaagtccatttcacgTATGAAGAGTTAATGGAGATAACCAATGGATTTTCTCGTCAAAATGTTCTTGGTGAGGGTGGTTTTGGATGTGTTTACAAGGGTTGGTTGCCGGAAGGGAGAGTTGTGGCAGTGAAGCAGCTTAAGGCTGGTAGTGGGCAGGGAGAGAAGGAATTCAGGGCAGAAGTTGAGATTATTAGTCGCGTGCATCATCGTCACCTGGTCTCTTTGGTGGGATATTGCATCTCTGACAATGAAAGATTGCTTATATATGAATTTGTTCCCAATAAAACTCTTGAGCACCATTTGTATG GTGCCGGAATGCCGGTGTTGGAATGGACCAGAAGAATGAAGATTGCTTTGGGGTCCGCAAAGGGTTTGGCGTATTTACATGAAGATT GCCATCCAAAAATTATTCACAGAGATATTAAATCAGCGAACATTCTGTTGGATGATGTTTTTGAGGCACAG GTTGCAGACTTTGGGCTTGCCAAACTTACAAACGATACTAATACTCACGTTTCGACTCGAGTCATGGGAACATTTGG GTACATGGCACCTGAGTATGCATCAAGTGGGAAATTGACAGACAGATCAGATGTGTTCTCATTTGGAGTTGTGCTTCTAGAGCTTGTAACCGGGTGTAAACCGGTTGACACGAGTCGGCCTCTGGGGGATGAGAGTTTGGTTGAATGG GCTCGTCCGATCCTCCTTAAAGCCCTTGAAACTGGGGACTTGAGTGAATTGGTAGATCCTCGGCTTGAGAAGCATTACGTGGAGGCTGAAATGATCAGAATGATTGAGGCAGCTGCGGCATGCGTGCGTCATTCTGCTCTTAAACGACCACGGATGGCTCAG GTGGTGAGAGCATTGGACTGCGAAGGTGAATTGTCTGATCTGTGCAATGGAGTGAAAGTTGGGCAGAGCACTGCATATGACTCTGGGCAGTACAATGAAGACATTGTGAGATTCAGGAGAACGGCATTAGGCAGCGAAGGCAGCTCAGAGTATGAAATGTCAAGCACAGACTTCACCACCAGAGAAATATCTGGACCCCAAAGTGTATGGACTCGCCCCGATTCAAGCGACGAATCAGAAACTCGAGCCTTTACTACCCGCGGTGGTGAGAAGGGATTTAGCGGCACTCCAGGCAGACACAACTTCTAA
- the LOC117638382 gene encoding proline-rich receptor-like protein kinase PERK13 isoform X2 — protein MCRENWKGRKVDRTIKEEERYLLIKGRRIMAETDEPHPPDEQHASSTQHDQTNGSPPPHEQSPEQNKAPPENTPTPPSSPPPAQAAPAPKSETPPPSSPPPAPKASPPPKAAPPPSSPPPSSPPPASPPPSSPPPNSPPPSSPPPKAPTPSPPPHSPPPSTSSSRTPPSAPPPPPSTTPNKAPAPSSGGSSSSSPPTDSSQQGGSPQSPPTNSQSPPASPPPPVNPESTIPTTNPTALSPPNVPTPPTVSGTTPQPPPLSSNSTPTLSPPSNLNSSKSSEYTGGSSSRHTGTVVGLTVAGVFLVALLALIFVFIRRRKKQAQVYPPNYLPPTPGPPGSNLSGGYYLAQQQSPATSGPTESFYSSGPPGRSSFDNSYQAHSGDSGLIAATKVHFTYEELMEITNGFSRQNVLGEGGFGCVYKGWLPEGRVVAVKQLKAGSGQGEKEFRAEVEIISRVHHRHLVSLVGYCISDNERLLIYEFVPNKTLEHHLYGAGMPVLEWTRRMKIALGSAKGLAYLHEDCHPKIIHRDIKSANILLDDVFEAQVADFGLAKLTNDTNTHVSTRVMGTFGYMAPEYASSGKLTDRSDVFSFGVVLLELVTGCKPVDTSRPLGDESLVEWARPILLKALETGDLSELVDPRLEKHYVEAEMIRMIEAAAACVRHSALKRPRMAQVVRALDCEGELSDLCNGVKVGQSTAYDSGQYNEDIVRFRRTALGSEGSSEYEMSSTDFTTREISGPQSVWTRPDSSDESETRAFTTRGGEKGFSGTPGRHNF, from the exons ATGTGCAG AGAAAATTGGAAAGGACGAAAAGTTGATAGAACCAtaaaggaggaggagaggtACTTATTGATAAAGGGAAGGAGAATTATGGCAGAAACTGATGAACCTCATCCTCCTGACGAACAACACGCGAGCTCAACGCAGCATGACCAGACCAATGGATCGCCGCCGCCGCATGAGCAGAGTCCCGAGCAGAATAAAGCACCGCCAGagaacaccccgactccaccATCATCACCGCCGCCTGCGCAAGCTGCGCCGGCTCCAAAATCAGAGACTCCGCCTCCATCATCTCCGCCGCCTGCTCCGAAAGCTTCTCCACCTCCTAAAGCTGCACCGCCTCCGTCATCTCCGCCACCATCATCTCCTCCGCCTGCATCACCGCCGCCTTCTTCTCCACCCCCAAATTCACCACCACCGTCTTCTCCACCACCAAAAGCACCCACcccttctcctcctccccaCTCGCCACCACCgtcaacatcatcatcaagaaCACCACCTTCTgctccacctcctcctcctagTACTACTCCTAATAAAGCTCCTGCACCATCCTCCGGTGGttcgtcatcatcatcaccgcCAACTGATTCGTCACAACAAGGAGGCTCTCCTCAATCCCCACCCACTAACTCTCAGTCCCCTCCTGCATCCCCCCCACCTCCGGTGAATCCTGAAAGCACAATCCCAACCACCAACCCCACCGCCCTATCTCCTCCCAACGTTCCTACCCCTCCAACAGTTTCAGGAACCACACCTCAGCCCCCTCCTCTGTCTTCTAATTCCACCCCCACACTGTCCCCTCCCTCAAACTTAAATTCAAGTAAGTCTTCAGAGTACACGGGAGGAAGTAGCAGTAGGCATACAGGCACTGTTGTGGGGTTGACTGTAGCTGGAGTTTTCCTCGTTGCCTTGTTAGCTCTCATTTTTGTGTTCAtaagaaggagaaagaagCAGGCCCAAGTATATCCCCCCAATTACTTGCCTCCCACCCCTGGTCCTCCGGGCAGTAACTTATCGG GTGGATATTATCTTGCGCAGCAACAGAGTCCTGCAACTTCTGGTCCCACAGAAAGCTTCTATTCAAGTGGGCCGCCGGGACGTTCTTCTTTTGATAATAGCTATCAAGCGCACAGTGGAGATTCTGGTCTCATAGCTGCtactaaagtccatttcacgTATGAAGAGTTAATGGAGATAACCAATGGATTTTCTCGTCAAAATGTTCTTGGTGAGGGTGGTTTTGGATGTGTTTACAAGGGTTGGTTGCCGGAAGGGAGAGTTGTGGCAGTGAAGCAGCTTAAGGCTGGTAGTGGGCAGGGAGAGAAGGAATTCAGGGCAGAAGTTGAGATTATTAGTCGCGTGCATCATCGTCACCTGGTCTCTTTGGTGGGATATTGCATCTCTGACAATGAAAGATTGCTTATATATGAATTTGTTCCCAATAAAACTCTTGAGCACCATTTGTATG GTGCCGGAATGCCGGTGTTGGAATGGACCAGAAGAATGAAGATTGCTTTGGGGTCCGCAAAGGGTTTGGCGTATTTACATGAAGATT GCCATCCAAAAATTATTCACAGAGATATTAAATCAGCGAACATTCTGTTGGATGATGTTTTTGAGGCACAG GTTGCAGACTTTGGGCTTGCCAAACTTACAAACGATACTAATACTCACGTTTCGACTCGAGTCATGGGAACATTTGG GTACATGGCACCTGAGTATGCATCAAGTGGGAAATTGACAGACAGATCAGATGTGTTCTCATTTGGAGTTGTGCTTCTAGAGCTTGTAACCGGGTGTAAACCGGTTGACACGAGTCGGCCTCTGGGGGATGAGAGTTTGGTTGAATGG GCTCGTCCGATCCTCCTTAAAGCCCTTGAAACTGGGGACTTGAGTGAATTGGTAGATCCTCGGCTTGAGAAGCATTACGTGGAGGCTGAAATGATCAGAATGATTGAGGCAGCTGCGGCATGCGTGCGTCATTCTGCTCTTAAACGACCACGGATGGCTCAG GTGGTGAGAGCATTGGACTGCGAAGGTGAATTGTCTGATCTGTGCAATGGAGTGAAAGTTGGGCAGAGCACTGCATATGACTCTGGGCAGTACAATGAAGACATTGTGAGATTCAGGAGAACGGCATTAGGCAGCGAAGGCAGCTCAGAGTATGAAATGTCAAGCACAGACTTCACCACCAGAGAAATATCTGGACCCCAAAGTGTATGGACTCGCCCCGATTCAAGCGACGAATCAGAAACTCGAGCCTTTACTACCCGCGGTGGTGAGAAGGGATTTAGCGGCACTCCAGGCAGACACAACTTCTAA
- the LOC117638382 gene encoding proline-rich receptor-like protein kinase PERK13 isoform X3 yields the protein METLPYCLLYRVGFWSRENWKGRKVDRTIKEEERYLLIKGRRIMAETDEPHPPDEQHASSTQHDQTNGSPPPHEQSPEQNKAPPENTPTPPSSPPPAQAAPAPKSETPPPSSPPPAPKASPPPKAAPPPSSPPPSSPPPASPPPSSPPPNSPPPSSPPPKAPTPSPPPHSPPPSTSSSRTPPSAPPPPPSTTPNKAPAPSSGGSSSSSPPTDSSQQGGSPQSPPTNSQSPPASPPPPVNPESTIPTTNPTALSPPNVPTPPTVSGTTPQPPPLSSNSTPTLSPPSNLNSSKSSEYTGGSSSRHTGTVVGLTVAGVFLVALLALIFVFIRRRKKQAQVYPPNYLPPTPGPPGSNLSGGYYLAQQQSPATSGPTESFYSSGPPGRSSFDNSYQAHSGDSGLIAATKVHFTYEELMEITNGFSRQNVLGEGGFGCVYKGWLPEGRVVAVKQLKAGSGQGEKEFRAEVEIISRVHHRHLVSLVGYCISDNERLLIYEFVPNKTLEHHLYGAGMPVLEWTRRMKIALGSAKGLAYLHEDCHPKIIHRDIKSANILLDDVFEAQVADFGLAKLTNDTNTHVSTRVMGTFGYMAPEYASSGKLTDRSDVFSFGVVLLELVTGCKPVDTSRPLGDESLVEWARPILLKALETGDLSELVDPRLEKHYVEAEMIRMIEAAAACVRHSALKRPRMAQVVRALDCEGELSDLCNGVKVGQSTAYDSGQYNEDIVRFRRTALGSEGSSEYEMSSTDFTTREISGPQSVWTRPDSSDESETRAFTTRGGEKGFSGTPGRHNF from the exons ATGGAAACTTTACCTTATTGCCTTTTATATAGGGTTGGTTTTTGGTCAAG AGAAAATTGGAAAGGACGAAAAGTTGATAGAACCAtaaaggaggaggagaggtACTTATTGATAAAGGGAAGGAGAATTATGGCAGAAACTGATGAACCTCATCCTCCTGACGAACAACACGCGAGCTCAACGCAGCATGACCAGACCAATGGATCGCCGCCGCCGCATGAGCAGAGTCCCGAGCAGAATAAAGCACCGCCAGagaacaccccgactccaccATCATCACCGCCGCCTGCGCAAGCTGCGCCGGCTCCAAAATCAGAGACTCCGCCTCCATCATCTCCGCCGCCTGCTCCGAAAGCTTCTCCACCTCCTAAAGCTGCACCGCCTCCGTCATCTCCGCCACCATCATCTCCTCCGCCTGCATCACCGCCGCCTTCTTCTCCACCCCCAAATTCACCACCACCGTCTTCTCCACCACCAAAAGCACCCACcccttctcctcctccccaCTCGCCACCACCgtcaacatcatcatcaagaaCACCACCTTCTgctccacctcctcctcctagTACTACTCCTAATAAAGCTCCTGCACCATCCTCCGGTGGttcgtcatcatcatcaccgcCAACTGATTCGTCACAACAAGGAGGCTCTCCTCAATCCCCACCCACTAACTCTCAGTCCCCTCCTGCATCCCCCCCACCTCCGGTGAATCCTGAAAGCACAATCCCAACCACCAACCCCACCGCCCTATCTCCTCCCAACGTTCCTACCCCTCCAACAGTTTCAGGAACCACACCTCAGCCCCCTCCTCTGTCTTCTAATTCCACCCCCACACTGTCCCCTCCCTCAAACTTAAATTCAAGTAAGTCTTCAGAGTACACGGGAGGAAGTAGCAGTAGGCATACAGGCACTGTTGTGGGGTTGACTGTAGCTGGAGTTTTCCTCGTTGCCTTGTTAGCTCTCATTTTTGTGTTCAtaagaaggagaaagaagCAGGCCCAAGTATATCCCCCCAATTACTTGCCTCCCACCCCTGGTCCTCCGGGCAGTAACTTATCGG GTGGATATTATCTTGCGCAGCAACAGAGTCCTGCAACTTCTGGTCCCACAGAAAGCTTCTATTCAAGTGGGCCGCCGGGACGTTCTTCTTTTGATAATAGCTATCAAGCGCACAGTGGAGATTCTGGTCTCATAGCTGCtactaaagtccatttcacgTATGAAGAGTTAATGGAGATAACCAATGGATTTTCTCGTCAAAATGTTCTTGGTGAGGGTGGTTTTGGATGTGTTTACAAGGGTTGGTTGCCGGAAGGGAGAGTTGTGGCAGTGAAGCAGCTTAAGGCTGGTAGTGGGCAGGGAGAGAAGGAATTCAGGGCAGAAGTTGAGATTATTAGTCGCGTGCATCATCGTCACCTGGTCTCTTTGGTGGGATATTGCATCTCTGACAATGAAAGATTGCTTATATATGAATTTGTTCCCAATAAAACTCTTGAGCACCATTTGTATG GTGCCGGAATGCCGGTGTTGGAATGGACCAGAAGAATGAAGATTGCTTTGGGGTCCGCAAAGGGTTTGGCGTATTTACATGAAGATT GCCATCCAAAAATTATTCACAGAGATATTAAATCAGCGAACATTCTGTTGGATGATGTTTTTGAGGCACAG GTTGCAGACTTTGGGCTTGCCAAACTTACAAACGATACTAATACTCACGTTTCGACTCGAGTCATGGGAACATTTGG GTACATGGCACCTGAGTATGCATCAAGTGGGAAATTGACAGACAGATCAGATGTGTTCTCATTTGGAGTTGTGCTTCTAGAGCTTGTAACCGGGTGTAAACCGGTTGACACGAGTCGGCCTCTGGGGGATGAGAGTTTGGTTGAATGG GCTCGTCCGATCCTCCTTAAAGCCCTTGAAACTGGGGACTTGAGTGAATTGGTAGATCCTCGGCTTGAGAAGCATTACGTGGAGGCTGAAATGATCAGAATGATTGAGGCAGCTGCGGCATGCGTGCGTCATTCTGCTCTTAAACGACCACGGATGGCTCAG GTGGTGAGAGCATTGGACTGCGAAGGTGAATTGTCTGATCTGTGCAATGGAGTGAAAGTTGGGCAGAGCACTGCATATGACTCTGGGCAGTACAATGAAGACATTGTGAGATTCAGGAGAACGGCATTAGGCAGCGAAGGCAGCTCAGAGTATGAAATGTCAAGCACAGACTTCACCACCAGAGAAATATCTGGACCCCAAAGTGTATGGACTCGCCCCGATTCAAGCGACGAATCAGAAACTCGAGCCTTTACTACCCGCGGTGGTGAGAAGGGATTTAGCGGCACTCCAGGCAGACACAACTTCTAA